From the Winogradskyella forsetii genome, the window TAATAACTGCCTGGTTTCTTTTCCAAGATATTGATTAATTTCAAAATATAACTGACCGTTTTCTTTTAGATTTTCCTTAGCAAAGTTGGTAATCGCTTTATAAAATACTAATGGATTATCATCTTTTACAAACAACGCCAAATGTGGTTCGTTATCCAAAACGTTAGGTTTTATCTCTTGCTTTTCCAGTTCCCTGACATAAGGCGGATTAGACACTACGATATCAAGTTCCAAATTTTTAAAAACTAAATTCCAAGCAGATTCGTTCAAAATATCAGCTTCAATAAATGTGATTTTTACGTTATTGAGCTCAGCATTTTCTTTTGCCACTTTCAAAGCCTCTATACTTACATCTAAAGCATAAACCTGTGCGTTTACCAAATATTTAGCCAATGAAATGGCAATGCAACCAGAGCCAGTTCCGATATCTAAGATCTTAATTTGAGATTCTTCGCTTCGCTCTGAATGACATTTGATAATTAAATCGACCAATTCTTCCGTTTCAGGTCTTGGAATCAGCACGTGCTCATTCACTTTAAAAGGTAATCCATAGAATTCCGTTTCCCTTAGTATATATTGTATGGGTTTTTGCTGTTTTAATTCTTCCAAAACCGTAAAAAAGGTTTCGGTTTCAGGTTTTGCGATTGTGAATTCTGGCTCTAAGGTTAACTGAATTCTTAGTACATTTAGATAATGTTCCGTACACAAGTAGAAAAAACTGTTCACTTCTTCTTTACCGTAAATAGCATCTAGTTCTTTATGAAATATATTTTGAAGGTCTTTCAATAACATTATTAATATTCAATTGTTTTAATTATAGATTCTTGACCGCCTCGCTTATAGATTCTAGAATCAAGACTTGATTGTAAATAACCGAGAGACAGATAGGGTTTATAAATAAACAAATCTTAAAATTTATCATAAATTATTTCTATACAGCAATAAGCAATTATTTTGGACATTGGTTTAGTTAAAACTATTCACTTTGTAGCATTTCTATTTCTTATAAAAATACTAACAAACGCCTAAGCCCAAAATTTTTCATCCTTAATCACAAATCTTTTAGCATCCAAACCGTACAGGAATAATGACCCGTATTTCCCATGGGCTTCTCAATACTTTCAAAACCTACTTTTCTATATAATTTACGTGCATCGTCCATATAGGGTAAGGTTTCTAAATAACATTGGTCAAAACCAGTTTGCTTGGCAAATTCAAGACATTTTTCCATCATTTCAGTTCCCAAACCTTTTCCCCTAGCTTTTGGCATAAAATACATTTTTTGCAATTCGCACACATTACCATCGTAATGATCTAAAGGCGCAATTCCTGCGCCTCCAATAATATCATCATTCTTTTCCACTACAAAATAAATCTTATTAGATGCGCCATAAGTTTCCGTCATGCGATCTAAAGCGGTATCTTCATAAGCAGTTCCAACTTTTGGCGCTCCCATTTCCACTAAAACCGAACGAATGGCCTTGGCAATTTTAGGGTTGTCCTTAGCTTCAATTTCTCGAATAACAATAGTATCTTTACGCACTGGTTTAATTTTAAAAAATTTCTAGTCGCTTCGACTTCGCTCAGCGACCACAACTGAAAATGACATTTTCCTGCATATCCAAAAATACATATAAAAACAATTTTATGTTTAAAAGATTCTTAATGTTTTTCCTAACTTTTACAGTACTTTTCAACTGTTCGGTAACCGAAAAACCCGAATTTCTTAAACTCGATAACATTCAAGTCGTTGACTCTAACTCTAAAAACATTACCCTTAAAGCAGATGCTTTTTTTCTAAATAAAAATGATATTGGCGGCACTTTAAAAACGGATGATTTAAAAGTTTACATCAATGATTTGCAGGTGGCTTCTGTGATTTCAGATGAATTCGATGTCCCAAAAAGAGAAAATTTCACAATTCCACTCACTGTAAACGTACCAACCGATAGTATAATCTCTGATAAAAACCTGGGAAGTTTATTAGGCAGTTTACTTTCCCAAAGTCTAAAAGTGCATTACAAAGGTGAAATAAAATATAAGATTATGGGTTATTCCTCAACCTACACAGTTGATGAAATCCAGGATGTAAAACTAAAACTCTAATTGACAACCCACGAAAACTACATAAAGCGCTGTTTGGAAATTGCCAAAAACGGATTGGGAAGCACAAGGCCTAACCCTATGGTTGGTGCTGTGATTGTTTACATGGATTCGATTATTGGCGAAGGGTTTACCAGTGAATATGGTGGCCATCATGCCGAAGTGAATGCCATAAATTCAGTGAAGGACAAAACGCTTTTAGCAAAAGGCACGCTTTACGTTACACTGGAACCTTGTAGTCATTTTGGAAAAACACCACCTTGTAGCGATTTAATTATAGCACATAAAATTCCGAATGTAGTTATTGGCTGTGTGGACGATAATCCTGAAGTTTCCGGAAAAGGGATCGCTAAACTCGAAGCTTCAGGTTGCCATGTGATTGTTGGCGTTTTGGAAGAAGCATGTAAAAATCACCACAAACGTTTTTTTACCTATCACAATAAAAAGCGTCCTTATATTATATTGAAATGGGCGGAAACTGCTGATGGATTTATGGCACCAATTCATAAGGACGAAAAAAAGCCGGTTTGGATTACCAACAATTACTCGCGCCAACTAGTGCATAAGTGGCGCGCTGAAGAACAAGCGATTTTAGTGGGAACTAATACAGTTATTGAAGACAATCCTAGTTTAACGGTTAGGGACTGGACAGGTCACAATCCAATCAGAGTGGTTTTAGATAAGAATTTAAAGTTGGGTAAAGATTATAAGGTGTTTGATAATGAAGCTGAAACGATTGTTTTAAGCTCGAAGTTGGAAGCACGAAGCATGAAAAATATTGAAGAAAGACAAATGACCGAAGTCGGAAGATGCAATAATTGTAATTTGGAATTTATCGATTGGAATTTGAAGAATTCAATTGCAAAACAAATTGTTGCTACTTTATACAAGAGGAATATTAACTCTGTAATTATTGAAGGTGGCGCAAAAATGCTTCAAACGTTTATTGATGAAAATCTTTGGGATGAAGCAAGGGTTTTTAAAGGTCTTGTTGAATTTGATGAAGGTGTAAAAGCACCAAAGCTGAAAGGGCGATTAATTTCGGAAACAAGAATTTTAGATGATAAATTAAAGATACTCAGACCATGACCGAGCTGCTTTAAAAAGCCTAGCAGGTTTCTAAAGCTTATATAACTAACTAAAAAAATGAGACTCCCAATTTCTTGGGAAATGAATATGATTAAAACACTGATTTTCGATTTTGGCGATGTGTTTATCAACTTGGATAAACAAGGTGCGATGAAAAACGCTTTGGAATTATTTCAACTTGAAACTTTTGAAGCGGATATGATAAAAACTAATGAACTATATGAGGTTGGAAAGATTTCAACTTCAGAATTCATTCAATTTTATAACGCTAAATTTTCAGACCTGAGAGAAACCGATATTATTGAGGCTTGGAATTATATCCTTAAAGATTTTCCAGAACATAGATTTGAATTCATTAAAAACTTAGCACTTCAAAAGGATTATAAACTCATGTTATTGAGCAATACCAATAATATGCACATTGATTTCATAAAGCAGAAAATTCCATTTTTTAATGAATTTCAAGATTGTTTTGATGTGTTTTATTTGTCCCAAGAAATTAACCTTAGAAAACCAAATAGGGACATTTTTGAATTTGTGCTAAAAGAAAATAACCTTATCGCCAATGAATGTCTTTTTATTGATGACACCAAGGCCAATACGGATACTGCTGACGCCATGGGTTTCCACACTTGGAATATTGATGAAACCTCAGAAGATGTAGTCACACTATTTGAAACCAAAAAAGAGCTCTTTTGATTTATTTACTCATTAGTATTCTATCCTCTACAGCCATTTTTGTAGTATTTAAGTTGTTGAAAAAATATAACATCAACACCTTACACGCTATTGTTGTCAATTATTTTACAGCTTGCTTTTGTGGCTACCTACTTTATAAAGGCAAGATTGTTCCTTCAGAAATCATACAGTCGGATTGGTTTGTGGCAGCCATAATGCTTGGCTTTTTGTTTATTGCCATATTTAATGTCATGGCTTTAACGGCACAGAAAAACGGGCTTTCAGTCGCGTCCGTTGCCAGTAAAATGAGCGTTATTATCCCTATTGTTTTTGGTATTATAGTATTTAATGAAAGTGTTAGTTTTCAAAAAATCTTGGGAATTGTCATTGCCTTAGTTGCTGTTTATTTAACCTCCGTAAAACAAAAAGGAAATATAGTACTAACGCAATCCATTTACCTACCTATTATTCTGTTTTTGGGTTCAGGTATTATAGACACATCGATAAATTATTTTGCGCCAAATGATAACATTCCTCTATTCTCTGCTACTATTTTTGCTATGGCTGCAATAATTGGTGTAATTCTTTCTACGGGAAAAGCACTTAAATCTAAAAGCCCTTATAAACTAAACGTTATTCCTTTTGGAATCGTTTTAGGTATTGTAAACTATGGATCTATCCATTTTTTGCTGATGGCCTTACGCGTTGAAAACACAGAAAGCTCAACCTTATTTACCATTAATCATATTGGGATTTTGGCACTTTCGACATTAATTGGATTAGTGCTGTTTAAAGAAAAAATTTCTAAAATGAACTGGATTGGTATTGTCTTGGCTCTAATTTCAATTCTATTAGTCACATTATCATAATGGAAAACGATATTTACAAAAGGATTTTAAAACCAATACAATTGGATTTGTTTAACCACAACATGTTTTATTGAGTCTTTTGCCACTCATGCTATCGAAAAAATTAATTCTTCATTATCTTAAAAAACTCAGATTTTCCATGAGTAGAAATTTTAATGATGTACAGACCATTTACCAAATTTTCTAAATTGATAAATTCAGAATCAACTTTACTTAAAACAGTTTTTCCAGACAAATCGTAAACCTCAATAAGATCTATACGTTTGTTAAAATCAAAATTCAAAATGTCTTTAGTAGGATTTGGATAAACCTGTAAATTGCTAAAATAAGAATTATCGAGAGATAAAAGTTCAACACAATTATCAGAAATAGAATTAATATCTTCAATAATTCCTGTATTATTAAAGGTTACACCATCAAAACCGCTATAATCTTCTGAATATCGATTAGCTCTGAATGCTCCATTTCCGATGGGCATTTCAAATTGATTGAACGTATTTCCTGCACCTACCGGAATTTTATAAACCCAAATTACATTGCCTTGCATATCTATTTCTGATATTCTCCCTATATCAGATTCATTGATTAATGCATTACCATTAGACATAATTTGTACACCACATTGCGCACCAGCATGCATCACTTCATCCAATATTGTACCACTCCATGACCAAAAATAAGTGTCTGGTAAAAATTTTCCTGAACTTAAACTGTAAACGCCATTGGTATCGTTTTGGTCAATTATATGAACAGATGACGCTGTAACATCATTTCCATAACCATCATTACTAAATACTGACATTTTACCCTGATGAGGACCTTCAGTAATCCATTTTATATCATGCTGTTTGCCCAATTTTTTATCAGCGCTTGTACCTTTGCCATAAACTTCTGGATTTCCCCATCGCCAAAGAAAATCACCACCTTTTCCATAAATTCCGCCAGTGTGAGATGCTGCTTGAGCCGTTGTTGTACTATGATCTATTACAAATACTTCGCAGAGATGTCTCGCAGAAACCGCAATTTGATCTAATTCTTCGTTATAATCAATCGCATTTGCGTGTATGGGATTCGAGCCATGCCCATCTTCATAATTCAAATCTAACAACTGGGGATTATTTGCGACTATCCCATAATTAGGTTTAGTACTATCAAATTCCTGTACTAGATGATCAAAAAGTTTCCATTCCCATACTATGTTAGCAGAATCTATCCCAACAGGTTCGATTTCTATAATTCTTTCAAGTACTAAAGTATCATTAAGGTATGAGGTATCTAGGCCTTCTGCGAACATCTCAATATTAGTATAACCATCTCTAACTAATATTAAAAAATTTCCATTTGGCAATGGTTCGATATCATGATGAGCCCTAAAACCAAATACTGCCATTAAATCAAGACTCCAAATTATATTGTTGCTCCAATCTCTTAAATCAGCATGAGTTCCACTACTTTGTAATAAGTTTCCGTTTTCTAGTAAGTAAGCCTGTCTACTGGTTTGACCAGAAAAGGTCCATTCATTAAAAACCTCCCCACAATTATTTATGAGAAAAACCCTGTCATCCGATCCTGGATTAAATAAGGTATAACCCTCTGACTTAGACTCATTAATATCATTATAAATCAAGCCTATAGTTTCTTGTGCTGTAATAACATTAAAAGCAAAGGCGATTAATAGACATACTATCTTTTTCATAACTCTTTTTTTTTCTTCAAATATAATTAACATAAATTATAAATAAAATAATTTATGTTAAATGCAACAACCAAAATAGGTTTGAAACCTCCTAGATTATTGATGGTTAATGAAGTATTTGTTATTATCAACAGTGCATAATTCATACATTTAAAAAATTAGCGATTTCTATAATTGTATTTTTGTTGAAATCGTACCAACAGTTTATAATATGATAGAAAACGATATTTATAAAACAATTACAAAACCAGCGCAAGGCGAATTGTTTAAGGACAAAAACAGCAAATTCTATGGTTTTGCATTTCCTGTAACCAACGAAGAGCAAATTAAACAACACCTAGAAGAATTAAAAAAAGAACATTATGCTGCCAGACATTGGTGTTATGCCTACCAGATTGGAACAGAAACCATTCACTATAGAGCAAATGATGACGGCGAACCTAATAACTCTGCAGGAATGCCAATTTACGGACAGATCCAATCTTTTGAAGTAACCAATATCTTAATTGTTGTGATTCGTTATTATGGCGGTGTAAAATTAGGCGTCGGAGGATTAATAAATGCGTACAGAACAGGAGCACAATTAGCCATGGAAGCTTCCAAAATTGTAGAACGAACAATCAAAAGAGACTATCAGCTCAAATTTGAATATAAGAATATGAGCAAAGTTATGCGATTATTGAAAGAAAACGACGTTGAAATCATTAATCAAACTTTAGAATTAAATTGCTTGTTAGAAATATCTGTCAGAAAAAGCCACAGTTCTAAAGTATTTGATATGTTCGATCAATTTTTCGGTGTTGACATCAAAGAATTATAACGAATATTTTTGCAGTTGGTCTAAAAGATATTTTGGACATCTCGTAGGCCTATTCTTCTTTACATCAATAAAAGCTAAAATTGTGCTTCCAGTTGCCAATAAAACATCAGATTGATTATGTAATTCATACTCAAATTCTATCGAAGCAGTTGGCATCTTTTTGAGTGTGGTTTTTACTTTAAGCACATCATCATAACGTGCTGAATTTTTGTAGTTTATCGCCAGCGAAATTACTGGAAGCATAATACCGTTGGCTTCCATCCCACTGTAACTAAGTCCAAACTCCCGTAACCACTCAGTTCTACCCACCTCGAAATACACCGCGTAATTAGCGTGATACACAACTCCCATCTGGTCTGTCTCGCCATAGCGAACTCTTATTTTTGTTTCGTTAAATTTCATTTATATACGTTTGTTTAGATATAATTTTGTAATTTTCAGATGTTTTAAACATGAGGAAAAAAATCTAAAGATTCTATGAAATAAGATTTTTTTTTTAAGAATTTTGTTCACATATTTGTCCTGTTGAAAACTACAAGAGAATCCCTTTTCTCTTTTTTTTTGCTAATCGAACTAACAACGAAAAATTTAACTTAACGAATGGAGATCACAGCGCAATCTGTATGGAGTAATTGTCTCGCTTTTATAAAAGATAATATACAACCACAAGCCTACAAAACTTGGTTTGAACCTATAGATGCAGTGAAGCTCTCCGGTAATGCTTTAAGTATCCAAGTACCTAGTAAATTTTTCTATGAGTGGCTAGAAGAGCATTATGTAAAAATCTTGAAGGTTTCACTAACTAAAGAGTTAGGTACAGATGCTAAATTGGTGTACGTTATTAAAATGGAAAACACCTATGGCAACAAACAACCTTTTACAGAGAAGATTCCAAGTTCAAATCGTTCTGCCGTAAAATCGCAAGATGTTGATGTACCCTTTAACAATAAAAGTCCTGAATTAAAAAATCCTTTTATAATTCCTGGCATCAGAAATGTTAAGATTGAATCTCAACTCAACCCAAGTTACAGTTTTGAGAACTTCCTTGAGGGAGACTCTAACCGACTGGCCAGAAACGCAGGAATCGCTGTCGCGAATAAACCTGGAGGAACGTCTTTTAATCCCTTATTAATTTTTGGAGGCGTTGGTTTAGGAAAAACGCATTTGGCGCATGCTATTGGTGTGGATATAAAAGACAAATATCCTGAAAAAACAGTACTATATATTTCAGCGGAGAAATTCACCCAACAATATATTGATTCTGTAAAAAAGAACAACAGAAATGATTTTATTCACTTCTATCAAATTATAGATGTACTAATTATTGATGATGTACAGTTCTTATCTGGTAAAACAGGAACGCAAGATGTTTTCTTCCATATTTTCAACCATTTGCACCAAAACGGAAAACAAGTTATTTTAACGAGTGACAAAGCGCCTGTGGATATGCAGGATATTGAACAGCGCTTGTTATCACGTTTTAAATGGGGACTTTCTGCTGAATTGCAAACCCCAGATTTTGAAACTAGAGTTTCTATTTTAAAGAACAAATTATATAGAGATGGTGTTGAAATGCCAGAAGACATTATAGAATATGTGGCTAAACATATTAAAACCAATGTTAGGGAACTGGAAGGTGCCATTATTTCATTAATTGCGCAATCGTCTTTCAATAAAAAAGAAATCACTATCAATCTTGCAAAAGATATCGTAGAGAAGTTTGTTAAAAACACGAAACGTGAAGTATCTATAGACTACATTCAGAAAGTGGTTTCAGATTATTTTCAAATGGATGTGAATACACTTCAATCCAAAACAAGAAAACGTCATATTGTACAGGCACGTCAATTGGCCATGTTCTTTGCTAAAAAATACACCAAAGCATCCTTGGCGAGTATTGGTTCTCAAATTGGGCAACGCGACCATGCTACTGTATTACATGCTTGTAAAACCGTTGACAACTTATCTTCAACAGATAAGCAATTCAGAAAGTATGTTGAAGATCTATCCAAAAAGTTAGCACTTTAATTACCGTTTATTATGACACGTATCTTAATGGTATGTTTAGGGAATATTTGCCGTTCGCCTTTAGCTCACGGTATTTTGCAATCTAAACTTCCTGAAACTCATTTTTATGTCGATTCCGCAGGCACAGGTGCTTACCATTTAGGAAACACTCCAGACAAACGCTCTATTTCAGTAGCTAAAAAGTATGGTTTGGATATTAGCACACAATCCGCAAGACAATTTAAAGTTTCAGATTTTGATACCTTTGATTATATCTATGCTATGGATCAATCAAACTATACTGACATCATCAGTCTAGCTAGAAATAACAATGATATCAGTAAAGTGAAATTATTCCTTGAAGCCAATACATCCATCCAGAACAAAAATATGCCAGACCCTTATCATGGTGAGCAAAGTGATTTTGAATACGTTTACAATCTTGTTGAGGAGACTTGCTCCATATTGGCAGAAGATTTAAAGGGCCACAAAAACTAAAGCAGAAAATATCTCTTAATATAAAGGTCTTTTTTTGTAAATTAGTGCCTAATCCTTTATTAATTTGCAATGAAAACTTACATACTATTACTGTTAATTATATTTTTATTCATTCCTTTTAGCTACGCACAAGATTTGGATCTAGAGCTCCATGCCTCTGGTTTTAATCGACCTGTAAGTATTAAGCATGCTGGTGATGATAAGCTTTATATCGTAGAACAAGATGGTTTAATAAAGATCATTAATGCGGATGGTACGGTTGAAAGTACGCCTTTCTTGGACATTGACAATCTTGTTATAAATACTGGAAATGAGCGAGGCCTTTTAGGTTTGGCTTTTCATCCTAACTACGCTGCAAATGGTTACTTTTTTGTAAACTACATCAACAACTCTGGAAATACTGAAATTTCTAGATTTACTAGAGATACTGCTAATCCTTTACTAGCAGACCCTAATTCAGAACTGCCAATCTTATCCTATACGCAACCTTACAGCAATCATAATGGTGGCGATTTAGCATTTGGTTCTGATGGCTATTTATATATTTCTTCGGGCGATGGTGGCTCTGGTGGAGATCCAGATGATAACGGACAAAATACCTTAAACCTATTAGGCAAAATTCTTAGAATAGATATTGATGCCACCACAGCAAATGAAAATTACAGTATTCCATCGAGTAATCCTTTTGTTGGTGATTCCGATGTAAGTCCGGAGATTTTTGCCTATGGCTTAAGAAATCCTTGGAAATTTTCTTTCGATCGACTAACTGACGACATGTGGATTGCAGACGTTGGTCAAAACGCCTATGAAGAAATTAATATGGTCTCTCCGACCGAAGCAGCTACTGGACTAAATTATGGTTGGAGATGTTATGAGGGCAATGGTCCTTACAACCTAGATGACTGCACTGACCCAAGTGCTTACACCTATCCAGTTAGTGGTTATGCCCATTTCAGTGATGGGGCACCAAAATGCTCAATTACTGGAGGTTATAGATATAGAGGGGCAATGTATCCTAACTTTGATGGTCTGTATTTCTTTGCAGATATCTGTAGTGGTGAAATCGCTTTTTTAGAATTTAATGATGCTACAGGAAATTGGGATAGAACATTTGAAGATTTTTCCGGCCAATGGACCGCCTTTGGTGAAGATATCAACGGAGAAATTTATGTAGCAGATTTGGATTCGGGCAATATTTACCAACTTACCGATACTACTTTAAGTATTGAAGATGATTTATTATCCTCAATATCGATTTATCCAAATCCGACAAAAGACATCTTGAATATTAATTTTGGCTCAACTAATGGCATCGATAATTCAACAAAAATAACAATCTACGACATACAAGGTAAAACCATAAAAAGGGTTCAACACACTGGCAAAATCATTCAAAAAGTAAACACTTCCCAACTCTCTAATGGTATTTATGTTTTAAAAATCAATACTGAAAACGGAATACAAAGCACACATAAACTGGTTATAAATTAATGAGCAGCCCAAAAGGAAAATTATATCTTATACCAACACGATTAGGTGATAATCCACCTCTTGAAGTATTACCTATTTCAATTAAAAAAATCATTGAGGATCTCAATTATTACATCGTAGAAAATGAAAAAACAGCACGTCGCTTTATAAAACGAATATCATCTGGTAAATCACAACCGTCGTTAAAGCTTCAAGTATTAAATAAATATACTACTGAAGCCGAGCGCAATACCTATTTGAATGTTTGTTTAGAAGGTATCTCAATTGGTTTGCTCTCAGAAGCTGGCTGTCCTGCTATTGCTGATCCTGGAGCCGACATTGTAAGTTTAGCGCACCACATGGACATTCAAGTAGTACCGATGGTTGGCCCTTCTTCCATTCTACTCGCCTTAATGGGTTCTGGTATGAATGGGCAAAGTTTTACATTTAATGGGTATTTGCCAATTGATAAAAATGAAAGAAAGTCGAAATTAAAAAGTTTGGAACGTTTATCTTCTGAACACAATCAAGCTCAAATTTTTATTGAAACACCATATAGAAACATGAAGATGCTTGAAGATTTAGTCAATTCGCTTCATCCAAATACGCGAATTTGTGTGGCTTGTGATTTAACTTTACCAACAGAATTCATTAAAACCAAAACCGCAAACGACTGGAAACATAATAAAGAAGACCTGCACAAGCGACCTGCTATTTTTATTATTCAAAAAGACTGATAGATCTTAGAAACGCACAACAAGCACCATTTACGATTGAAATAGTCAATTTGACTTTTTGGATTTTCGAATTTATAAAGTAACCCTTGCTTTCTTATCAGG encodes:
- the dnaA gene encoding chromosomal replication initiator protein DnaA, translated to MEITAQSVWSNCLAFIKDNIQPQAYKTWFEPIDAVKLSGNALSIQVPSKFFYEWLEEHYVKILKVSLTKELGTDAKLVYVIKMENTYGNKQPFTEKIPSSNRSAVKSQDVDVPFNNKSPELKNPFIIPGIRNVKIESQLNPSYSFENFLEGDSNRLARNAGIAVANKPGGTSFNPLLIFGGVGLGKTHLAHAIGVDIKDKYPEKTVLYISAEKFTQQYIDSVKKNNRNDFIHFYQIIDVLIIDDVQFLSGKTGTQDVFFHIFNHLHQNGKQVILTSDKAPVDMQDIEQRLLSRFKWGLSAELQTPDFETRVSILKNKLYRDGVEMPEDIIEYVAKHIKTNVRELEGAIISLIAQSSFNKKEITINLAKDIVEKFVKNTKREVSIDYIQKVVSDYFQMDVNTLQSKTRKRHIVQARQLAMFFAKKYTKASLASIGSQIGQRDHATVLHACKTVDNLSSTDKQFRKYVEDLSKKLAL
- a CDS encoding DMT family transporter — encoded protein: MIYLLISILSSTAIFVVFKLLKKYNINTLHAIVVNYFTACFCGYLLYKGKIVPSEIIQSDWFVAAIMLGFLFIAIFNVMALTAQKNGLSVASVASKMSVIIPIVFGIIVFNESVSFQKILGIVIALVAVYLTSVKQKGNIVLTQSIYLPIILFLGSGIIDTSINYFAPNDNIPLFSATIFAMAAIIGVILSTGKALKSKSPYKLNVIPFGIVLGIVNYGSIHFLLMALRVENTESSTLFTINHIGILALSTLIGLVLFKEKISKMNWIGIVLALISILLVTLS
- a CDS encoding HAD family hydrolase, translating into MRLPISWEMNMIKTLIFDFGDVFINLDKQGAMKNALELFQLETFEADMIKTNELYEVGKISTSEFIQFYNAKFSDLRETDIIEAWNYILKDFPEHRFEFIKNLALQKDYKLMLLSNTNNMHIDFIKQKIPFFNEFQDCFDVFYLSQEINLRKPNRDIFEFVLKENNLIANECLFIDDTKANTDTADAMGFHTWNIDETSEDVVTLFETKKELF
- a CDS encoding acyl-CoA thioesterase, which codes for MKFNETKIRVRYGETDQMGVVYHANYAVYFEVGRTEWLREFGLSYSGMEANGIMLPVISLAINYKNSARYDDVLKVKTTLKKMPTASIEFEYELHNQSDVLLATGSTILAFIDVKKNRPTRCPKYLLDQLQKYSL
- a CDS encoding GNAT family N-acetyltransferase is translated as MRKDTIVIREIEAKDNPKIAKAIRSVLVEMGAPKVGTAYEDTALDRMTETYGASNKIYFVVEKNDDIIGGAGIAPLDHYDGNVCELQKMYFMPKARGKGLGTEMMEKCLEFAKQTGFDQCYLETLPYMDDARKLYRKVGFESIEKPMGNTGHYSCTVWMLKDL
- a CDS encoding low molecular weight protein-tyrosine-phosphatase — translated: MTRILMVCLGNICRSPLAHGILQSKLPETHFYVDSAGTGAYHLGNTPDKRSISVAKKYGLDISTQSARQFKVSDFDTFDYIYAMDQSNYTDIISLARNNNDISKVKLFLEANTSIQNKNMPDPYHGEQSDFEYVYNLVEETCSILAEDLKGHKN
- a CDS encoding LEA type 2 family protein, with the protein product MFKRFLMFFLTFTVLFNCSVTEKPEFLKLDNIQVVDSNSKNITLKADAFFLNKNDIGGTLKTDDLKVYINDLQVASVISDEFDVPKRENFTIPLTVNVPTDSIISDKNLGSLLGSLLSQSLKVHYKGEIKYKIMGYSSTYTVDEIQDVKLKL
- a CDS encoding IMPACT family protein; the protein is MIENDIYKTITKPAQGELFKDKNSKFYGFAFPVTNEEQIKQHLEELKKEHYAARHWCYAYQIGTETIHYRANDDGEPNNSAGMPIYGQIQSFEVTNILIVVIRYYGGVKLGVGGLINAYRTGAQLAMEASKIVERTIKRDYQLKFEYKNMSKVMRLLKENDVEIINQTLELNCLLEISVRKSHSSKVFDMFDQFFGVDIKEL
- the prmC gene encoding peptide chain release factor N(5)-glutamine methyltransferase; translation: MLLKDLQNIFHKELDAIYGKEEVNSFFYLCTEHYLNVLRIQLTLEPEFTIAKPETETFFTVLEELKQQKPIQYILRETEFYGLPFKVNEHVLIPRPETEELVDLIIKCHSERSEESQIKILDIGTGSGCIAISLAKYLVNAQVYALDVSIEALKVAKENAELNNVKITFIEADILNESAWNLVFKNLELDIVVSNPPYVRELEKQEIKPNVLDNEPHLALFVKDDNPLVFYKAITNFAKENLKENGQLYFEINQYLGKETRQLLDDADFKVVDLIKDLNGNYRMLKGKRN
- a CDS encoding aryl-sulfate sulfotransferase, whose product is MKKIVCLLIAFAFNVITAQETIGLIYNDINESKSEGYTLFNPGSDDRVFLINNCGEVFNEWTFSGQTSRQAYLLENGNLLQSSGTHADLRDWSNNIIWSLDLMAVFGFRAHHDIEPLPNGNFLILVRDGYTNIEMFAEGLDTSYLNDTLVLERIIEIEPVGIDSANIVWEWKLFDHLVQEFDSTKPNYGIVANNPQLLDLNYEDGHGSNPIHANAIDYNEELDQIAVSARHLCEVFVIDHSTTTAQAASHTGGIYGKGGDFLWRWGNPEVYGKGTSADKKLGKQHDIKWITEGPHQGKMSVFSNDGYGNDVTASSVHIIDQNDTNGVYSLSSGKFLPDTYFWSWSGTILDEVMHAGAQCGVQIMSNGNALINESDIGRISEIDMQGNVIWVYKIPVGAGNTFNQFEMPIGNGAFRANRYSEDYSGFDGVTFNNTGIIEDINSISDNCVELLSLDNSYFSNLQVYPNPTKDILNFDFNKRIDLIEVYDLSGKTVLSKVDSEFINLENLVNGLYIIKISTHGKSEFFKIMKN
- the ribD gene encoding bifunctional diaminohydroxyphosphoribosylaminopyrimidine deaminase/5-amino-6-(5-phosphoribosylamino)uracil reductase RibD; this translates as MTTHENYIKRCLEIAKNGLGSTRPNPMVGAVIVYMDSIIGEGFTSEYGGHHAEVNAINSVKDKTLLAKGTLYVTLEPCSHFGKTPPCSDLIIAHKIPNVVIGCVDDNPEVSGKGIAKLEASGCHVIVGVLEEACKNHHKRFFTYHNKKRPYIILKWAETADGFMAPIHKDEKKPVWITNNYSRQLVHKWRAEEQAILVGTNTVIEDNPSLTVRDWTGHNPIRVVLDKNLKLGKDYKVFDNEAETIVLSSKLEARSMKNIEERQMTEVGRCNNCNLEFIDWNLKNSIAKQIVATLYKRNINSVIIEGGAKMLQTFIDENLWDEARVFKGLVEFDEGVKAPKLKGRLISETRILDDKLKILRP